One segment of Salvelinus alpinus chromosome 1, SLU_Salpinus.1, whole genome shotgun sequence DNA contains the following:
- the LOC139539164 gene encoding cyclin-G2-like, protein MEAVKLMRELKTNFEQEIYYLPKETGLHLIESTRENASQGISAKCRDVKVEDLWSLTSFFGYSTQTFVLAVNLLDRFLAMMKVQPKHLACISISCLHIAAKTVEEECNVSSTNELIRISQCKFTVSDLTRMEKIISEKLNFQLEAITALTFLHLYHRITLSHTSDSKEALNLNTLEAHLKACLCRITFSKAKPSVLALSLLTQEIEAMQSVDMLEIAHSVQRHLKITDTELLHWRGLVAKCMSDYSSPECSRPNNKKLVWVVSRRTAQNLHTSSYSVPELPTIPEDCWDESEDSCEDMSSGEESLSSSLGSDAEGPYFPLYLLCQSNHRNKCHHTKPL, encoded by the exons ATGGAAGCCGTTAAACTTATGAGGGAGCTGAAAACCAATTTTGAACAGGAGATTTATTATCTCCCGAAAGAAACGGGACTCCACCTGATCGAATCAACCAGAGAG AATGCCAGCCAAGGAATCTCAGCTAAATGTAGGGACGTCAAAGTGGAAGACCTCTGGAGCCTGACCAGTTTCTTTGGGTACAGCACCCAGACCTTCGTTCTGGCAGTCAACCTGCTGGATAGATTTCTGGCCATGATGAAA GTCCAACCCAAACATTTAGCCTGCATTAGCATCAGCTGCCTCCACATCGCAGCCAAAACAGTCGAAGAAGAGTGCAACGTGTCTTCCACCAATGAACTTATTCGTATCAGCCAGTGCAAGTTTACAGTCTCGGACCTCACTCGCATGGAGAAGATCATTTCTGAGAAACTCAACTTCCAACTCGAAGCCATCACAGCCTTAACCTTTTTGCACCTATACCATAgaatcacactctcacacacctcAGACAG TAAGGAGGCCCTGAACCTGAACACACTAGAGGCCCACCTCAAAGCCTGTCTCTGCCGCATCACATTCTCCAAAGCTAAA CCGTCCGTCTTGGCCCTGTCACTCCTCACTCAAGAGATTGAAGCCATGCAGTCTGTTGACATGCTAGAAATAGCACATAGTGTTCAGAGACATCTCAAG ATCACTGACACTGAGCTGCTACACTGGAGGGGGCTAGTGGCCAAGTGTATGTCTGACTACTCTTCTCCTGAATGTAGCAGACCCAACAATAAGAAGCTTGTCTGGGTCGTGTCGAGAAGGACAGCTCAGAACCTTCACACCAGCTCCTACAGCGTCCCTGAACTGCCAACCATTCCTGAGGACTGCTGGGACGAAAG CGAGGACTCGTGTGAAGACATGAGTTCTGGGGAGGAGAGCCTGAGCAGTTCCCTGGGCTCTGATGCAGAGGGCCCTTACTTCCCTCTTTACCTCCTCTGCCAAAGCAACCACCGAAACAAATGCCACCATACCAAACCCCTGTGA
- the taf1c gene encoding TATA box-binding protein-associated factor RNA polymerase I subunit C, with protein MDYNFPQKLFPVYFNSGPPSSTFRHNVGGWGSYGQVLEVNVALHENDVSLPKVDWKFESQHQVKGEIWVPVEPIAIPLLRPKRGHKWSSTALSDPLDFSEQMQNFYQYKYKDAFCTMSHILGDNFHFRQGRRKASERNAVHMWQMKHFMHTFKYKKCELTHLERQAKRYHNLLSDVIHDIPPALLADHLHEELTYQSGQEQFSDHATGGAIGYISFTNTSISQQGCLVYPGKAGLNKLNFHRVVLEFQEGKPPCFDVSHKPLSFQLNGTIRQITIGLQQDECHVGVRCDYLCGVWKVSEKNIPKTLEVIQTKQPATCLSASPHVLGEFLVTSESGAAYLWTVGKGLQKFRQEYSNLYFNSKSSWRWCDFSGHPRVMVYADRTGVELTDIRTKDHCSHTLFRIGQTPDCKSGERVILSNYLRDVHTFHHLVTTQHSAYVMDERFPCLPMIQWDHMMEHPPMFAQVVAGLPSGGGTTKVLLGSQRSQEVILLQYSGGREEACVTRGPPRALLSPRDSLGHLPVQLPHRQHHAQDRLANPAAGLTVIHQSQAKEDCICVLQLTEAGDIFYHTLKSQTESFSKDDPPAPTHNSVGPEGRSGDVQRLKQPVETLRKQPHQTLGTSRSSALGETWYSSGPQSPADDSVFEGRGQPWDTPRAGLEMVINDPHDDLYLTLATNTGLTDTQETAATAPLPTVQSLDTNVNINPVSPKAKVSDEALLVWRKWILKLFKCPRKRRNLPHKTTKTKYLLPDDSLQKDPLEDHCRRTLRKDLRETMRNGHVLVHRNTCLKPLALVPVPAPVEPSEWADVLSERMSASWEPGLGGWRSWWEERLGLNREEKVEALRRKRRRQKQAKAHSRIDLSGSFTSSVSYQSDLDSASLSGWSSAASQYASSDGDSAAKSCYNTKWATLSEPGTPRATTPTPQTSNSQPTTPHRVFGSKPTTPLKQLSSFLSQPTIPYSQSSSSSLPTIPYSQSSSSSLPTIPYSQFTSSEPLFTPQKQPTVGKLLPWTTVGSDSSAAGILRTVVATQKPKPQNQDYLNSLFRSQEPMDASQGVGFNESRHTPLATSSQLSSISTSQRNLKVGLTSSQPKRKKSRMGF; from the exons ATGGATTACAATTTCCCACAGAAACTTTTCCCGGTTTATTTCAACTCTGGGCCCCCCAGTTCTACGTTTAGACATAACGTCGGAGGTTGGGGTTCGTATGGTCAAGTGTTGGAAGTCAACGTCGCTCTACACGAG aacgACGTTAGTCTACCAAAAGTAGATTGGAAGTTCGAATCTCAACACCAAGTGAAGGGAGAGATTTGGGTGCCAGTGGAACCGATTGCAATACCACTTCTGCGACCAAAAAGAG GCCACAAATGGTCATCAACAGCACTGTCGGATCCTTTGGATTTTTCAGAGCAA ATGCAGAACTTCTACCAGTACAAGTACAAGGATGCGTTTTGCACAATGAGCCACATCCTGGGGGATAACTTCCACTTTAGACAGGGGAGGAGAAAG GCAAGTGAAAGAAATGCTGTTCACATGTGGCAGATGAAGCACTTCATGCACACATTTAAATACAAAAA GTGCGAGTTAACTCATTTGGAGCGGCAGGCCAAAAGGTACCACAACCTGTTATCAGATGTGATCCATGACATCCCTCCAGCCCTGCTAGCTGATCATCTCCATGAGGAGCTGACCTATCAGAGCGGGCAGGAGCAGTTCTCTGACCACGCCACAGGGGGTGCCATAGGGTACATTTCCTTTACCAACACCAGTATCTCTCAGCAAGGCTGTCTGGTGTACCCTGGGAAAGCTGGCCTTAACAAGCTTA ACTTCCACAGGGTGGTGCTAGAGTTTCAAGAAGGGAAGCCTCCATGTTTTGATGTGAGCCACAAGCCTCTCTCATTCCAGCTCAATGGTACAATCAGACAGATCACCATTGGCCTTCAGCAGGATGAAT GTCACGTGGGGGTGCGCTGTGACTACCTGTGTGGTGTCTGGAAGGTCAGTGAGAAGAACATCCCTAAGACTCTGGAGGTCATTCAGACCAAGCAGCCTGCTACATGTCTCAGTGCCAG TCCCCATGTCCTTGGAGAGTTTCTGGTGACCAGTGAGAGTGGAGCTGCCTATCTATGGACGGTGGGGAAAGG TTTGCAGAAGTTCCGTCAGGAGTACAGTAACCTGTACTTCAATTCTAAGTCGTCATGGAGATGGTGTGACTTCTCTGGCCACCCCAGGGTGATGGTGTATGCTGACCGGACAGGTGTGGAGCTCACTGATATCAGG ACCAAAGATCATTGCAGCCACACGCTGTTTCGTATCGGCCAAACTCCTGACTGTAAGAGTGGCGAGAGAGTCATCCTGTCCAATTACCTGAGAGATGTCCACACCTTCCACCACCTCGTCACCACACAG CACTCTGCTTACGTCATGGATGAGCGTTTCCCCTGCCTCCCCATGATCCAGTGGGATCACATGATGGAGCATCCTCCCATGTTTGCCCAGGTCGTGGCGGGGTTGCCGTCGGGGGGAGGGACTACTAAGGTGCTGCTGGGCTCTCAGAGATCACAGGAAGTGATCCTGCTACAGTACTCAG GTGGTAGGGAGGAGGCCTGTGTCACCAGAGGCCCACCTCGGGCCTTGCTCAGCCCCAGAGACAGCCTTGGACACCTGCCTGTCCAACTCCCCCACAGACAGCACCATGCCCAGGACAGACTAGCCAATCCTGCTGCTG GTCTTACTGTCATCCATCAGAGTCAAGCCAAGGAGGACTGTATCTGTGTGCTGCAACTCACTGAGGCCGGAGACATCTTTTACCACACGCTAAAGTCCCAGACTGAGTCCTTCAGTAAAGACGACCCACCGGCACCAACCCACAACTCCGTGGGACCCGAGGGACGTAGCGGAGATGTACAGAGACTAAAACAACCAGTTGAAACATTAAGAAAACAGCCGCATCAAACGTTAGGAACCTCAAGAAGTAGTGCCCTAGGTGAAACATGGTATTCCTCTGGACCCCAGTCTCCTGCGGATGACTCTGTGTTCGAGGGAAGGGGACAGCCGTGGGACACTCCTAGGGCTGGACTGGAGATGGTTATCAACGACCCTCATGACGACCTGTACCTGACACTAGCGACAAACACAGGATTAACTGATACTCAGGAAACCGCTGCTACTGCTCCTCTACCTACAGTCCAGTCTTTGGACACTAATGTTAACATTAACCCCGTCAGCCCAAAGGCCAAAGTCAGTGATGAGGCTCTGTTGGTTTGGAGGAAGTGGATCCTCAAACTGTTCAAGTGCCCCCGGAAGCGCCGCAATCTCCCACACAAGACCACAAAAACCAAGTATCTTCTACCCGACGACAGCCTTCAGAAAGACCCGTTGGAAGATCACTGTCGTCGGACCCTGAGGAAGGACCTGAGGGAGACCATGAGGAATGGACATGTCCTCGTCCACAGGAACACCTGTCTCAAACCCCTGGCTCTGGTCCCTGTCCCGGCACCCGTGGAGCCCTCTGAGTGGGCTGATGTGCTGAGCGAGAGGATGAGCGCATCGtgggagcctgggctggggggatggaggagctggtgggaggagAGGCTGGGGCTGAACCGAGAGGAGAAG GTGGAGGCTCtgcggaggaagaggaggagacagaaacAGGCAAAGGCTCACAGTCGTATCGACCTATCAGGCAGCTTCACCTCGTCCGTCAGCTACCAATCAGACCTGGACAGCGCCTCTCTCTCCGGTTGGTCCTCGGCAGCCAGTCAGTACGCCAGCTCCGACGGAGACAGTGCGGCCAAAAGCTGCTACAACACCAAGTGGGCCACCCTGTCTGAGCCGGGTACACCGAGGGCTACCACACCAACACCACAGACCAGTAACTCACAGCCCACAACACCTCATAGGGTGTTTGGTTCAAAACCAACTACACCACTGAAGCAGCTTAGTAGTTTCCTCTCCCAGCCCACTATCCCCTATTCACAGAGCAGTAGCAGTTCACTGCCCACTATCCCCTATTCACAGAGCAGTAGTAGTTCACTGCCCACTATCCCCTATTCACAGTTCACTAGTTCCGAGCCACTGTTTACACCCCAAAAACAGCCCACCGTTGGTAAGTTGTTGCCTTGGACAACAGTAGGTTCTGACTCCAGCGCGGCGGGCATTTTGAGAACGGTGGTGGCAACCCAGAAGCCCAAGCCACAGAATCAGGATTATTTAAATTCTCTCTTTAGATCCCAGGAGCCTATGGATGCCTCACAGGGAGTAGGGTTTAATGAGAGCAGACATACTCCTTTGGCCACCTCTTCTCAGCTGTCCTCCATCTCTACTTCACAGAGGAACCTGAAAGTGGGACTGACCTCCTCACAACCCAAAAGGAAGAAGTCTCGTATGGGTTTCTGA